The sequence cacaatcccccaaccacttgtaccttcagatagctgcttttaatccaagatctgtcctggggtccattcggcaggtgatgcagttattgtcctaaaaaacaactctaggccacgccaatttgacacagggctgcaagttttaaagttgtttttaagcacaataactgcatcacctgccaaacgaacctcaggacagatcttggattaaaagcagctaaccaaaggggtcagattgtgggtacagagtcgctttaaggccatcTTACCATGAAAAGTGCTGACAGTGCCCCGGCCCTTTCTGTAAAATAGAAGGTGTTTTCAACAACTGGGCAGGGATTTAAGATGGCTATACACTGGCGCTTGTGGCAGAGGCATATCCCGTATCATCCAACCCCTAGTTTAACTGacttttatgtaatgtgtatAACTACATGTGCTCACCACTGTGGCCAGACCTGTAGCCATGTAAACCCATTCAAGTGCTGCCAACCATTCCCTATATATGTAGAGATGGATAGTTGCTGTGAGGACTTCATTTTACCCTGCAGCCCTGCtagttatatatattttacatatatatatatatatatatatatatatatatatatatatatatatatactctatactTCTAATGTAAGGTATACTGTATTTTACATTTTACTATAATAGAGTCATTATAAAGTGAAGTGTGGATATGCTAGTTGTTTTCCTCTGGTTATGGATACATATAGAGGGTGAAAGGTCATTGGGTTCTATAACTAACACCTGATTGTTCGCTTTTTCATGACAGTTAATCCAGTTTCTGTTCGGACAACTCCCTCCTGGCCCCTCCAGCACTGGGATAAAGAGAAAGATGTGAGTGCCTGCAGGAGATCACCCCCACCCTGCTCACAAAACTCCCCACCAACAAAATCACAAGCTCAGCGAGGCCCCGAGTGCAGGTCACCTGACCCGCTCACCCTAGTGATGGGTGCTGAATGGTCCTGCTGAGTCAGATCTGCTGACCACTGGCTTTCAAAATACTGTGTACAAAGTGCCCTCTCAGCTCCTGGGACTATTGTGGGGGcagagagaaagggaaaagcagcCCAAAATAGATAGATAAGCGTATTGGTCCAATATTGATCACAATAATTATATTTTAAACCAAAAGctaaattgtattaaaaaaaaaaaaaaaatatatatatatatatatatatatatatatatatatatataaatagcatTGATATTGGTAGTCATATTGTCATACTAAATATCGAATAGTGATAGCTTTAGCTGCTACTGAACTAACGGATATCATCAATGTCCAAACGAGTCATATTCACATGCCCAAAACCTAGGACTTCTCCAGAATGGCTATCAATATAGAACCAATATAGTGGTATCATTATTCCTAGTGGTGTTATCTCTATGGGAGTCATCATATTCCTGCATTACACAGAGGTCCTTTAGCATATTGGCCAGCAGCCAGCCAACTCCCGATCAGGACAGCATCAGCACCTTCAATGGGACTGAGGGGCCACAAATTGTAGTCAGTGCAGGCAATTCTGCCATCTACTGTTGATGTATACATTGTGGTTACTGCTTACTGATTAAAACTCGAGTTGCTCCAAATCTGACACTAAGGAGATGGCCGTTTTAAGCAGTCAgcataactcccattgactttaacaggAGTTGTTTAAATGGCTGTGCCGTTTATGTAAATGTATAAAAATGCCTGTTTTAAGGTGATCGAGACTGCTTGCTATACGAGGTCACATagaattgttatttattttttagggcAAATTGGTCCACAGGTTTTTAAAATATCTAGACAGACAGCCACAGAAGTAGCTATAGGGGTTGTAGAGGTAGTACGCAGAACCAGGCCCCAGTGCCTTAGGGTACCCAAAGGCAACCTAAGAAGACCCCAGTATTATAATAACGCATGTAGGTAGGGCACTATTAAAGATTTTGCGGTGAGGTTCAGAAACATCAAGTTGCATCAAGTGGTATGTATCTATGTTATAAATGGGGGACTATGGTACATAATAAGAGGTGGTACTAGAGGAACTATAAATGTAGTTAAGATGTTACCCCCAATATTTTCAAACTGTTACTTCCTGGTTTTTACACCAGATAGATTCATTTTTAGGATTGTCGGAAAGAAGTGATACAAATACAATGTGGGAAACCAGTTTAACAAGATAAACCCTTGTCAAAAAAAGTCCCTCTTATATGTCCTTACACAATACACAATCAATCATTTCAATTGTCATTTGTTTATACCTTACTATGGGGCTTCTTGAGGACAGTTGCTGTTTTTGTCTTCATGTCAATAGTACATAGATGTAGAACATATCTTGTCTCTTTTAGACCCCTTATGTTGGATGATGGAAACTCTGCCCTACCACTGTCCAAATTTAGTAGGCACCTTCCTGTAGATTCCCTGCATGACCCATATTACATCCAGTCGGTAAGCTTTCTCATTGTTTATGTGCTTTATAAGATGTTGAACAAATACATTTTTGAAAGCATGGACACAAGTGTATAACCAAATGTTTAGCTTGTTATAAACAGTTAATGGTGTAAGCATCAAAATATGTATGCTGGTGCTCGTCATTGGGGGGGGCTTAGTCCAAATCAGAACTACTTAGTACCGGAAGGAAGTCCATGTGGTGACAGCACTCATCAAATCAAATATTTGCAGCAACGTGTAGTTTATTCCAAAGCAACATTTTAGCCACAGCTAGAGTCTTCCTCAGGCATGCTTGTGGAAGGCTGGAGTCATAACCGAAAGGTTGTATTTGAATAAACTACATGTTGCTAAAAATATTTGAAGTCTGGGTGCCGTGACCATATCTACTTGCTTCCACAATGAACAGTTgctataaaataacggccgttatttgttaTTAAATGATGTCCGCCCAACATGGTTTTGATGGTGTGCGAACATAGTGATAGTCTTAGCTCGCATTCTATCTAAGTAACTGGGTTTTGTGCTCTAAAGGTTAATAAATATGTTCCCTTATACAAAGCCAAACCTGGAGGGCATGAAAGAAGTAAATAATATGCTGAGCTTCTGTTCTTTCCTTAGATGAGTCACTCGAGTACTTATCACGGATACATTGTGGCCTGACCTCTTTTTCTTGTTCTATAGCAACAACATCAGACCATAAAGAGAAAATTTTTAGAAAGGAATGTACACTTACCCATCATGTGTGATCACAGACAATGCACCCTTAAAATATAGTATTGAGAGATCTTGTAACTATATCATGGCCGAAGAAATACATTGAGTACAAAAGCATACTGAAAAGTGGTCAAAGTGCTGATAAACACACTTCTACTTTGTTTTACAGCTCTATCGCTTAGAGCTTACACCACACCACCTATTGTCTGCAGTTCCATTCATCGAACACAGTACAGTGGTATACAGTGgtgccctaggcactacacctgcagatgtCCCATCtatactcaccaattagcatcatgattttctagtttctgaacataatattgatatctgatcagcctTAGGCCGCGATCCCGCATTGACTGTACATCACCACATACAGCTGAAAGCAGACCCACATGCGGTAACCAAtgggcgtatggccaataatcctggtaacagcacatgactacagAGGAGGAAATGTTAGCGTGGTTTCGTTACACCAGAACGGGAGGTGGGAAACTAACataatagaaacaaaaaaagttgtttccttcccctgctccctggccctgcccccctgcaaggtgctgccctaggcactggaccacgggtgcctagtggtgaaTACGGCCCTGGCCTAAAGTaaatgtaatagtaatagtatgcAATGAGCCTTTATGCTGCCCATTGCTTCTAGTGCTAGATGTGATCCGGGTAAAGGCTGAACCAGGAGGTGACCAGACTTTGAAAACCAGCTTAGCTTGCTATGTTCTACTGTTTTCATAATGCACATAATGTATAAGTGAATTTGAGTTACACAGACAGTATATCTCAGTGAGATTCGCGCTTTCTACAACTTGGGCATTACAGGAAAATGATAGCAGTGTAAGCTATGATGTTTTCAGAACTCCTATTTACTTCTAGACATTAAGGGAAAAGTGGAATAAAGTCCCAGACACCTACTTATTAAGTCTCCATCTGGATGTGGTCAGGGCTCCCCATTCTTGGCATATGTGTAGGTTCCTGAGGGGGGACCCACAACTATCAGATAGTTATGGCATAGCCACATAAACAGGAATACCTTGGCTATACAGGACATAAGGAACTGTGTATGAAACTGAAATAACTCCAGTAACTAAAAAGATGTAGTTTAAAAATCAGAACATGTTGGACctataaaaattgaaaaaaaaaaaaaaatacaaaacattcaCTTTACAAAACatggacattcactttaaattgccAATACATTggcgtttttttccccctaatcaactggtttcagaaagttatatagatttgtactatttaaaaatcttaagtcttccaatagaaaatagaagcaaattacaaattgatataaatttctgacaccagttgatttaaaagaaaaaagattttgctcgagtgcccctttaatatctAATACATTAGCTACATTAGATTAATGTTGCCAACACTTTAATGTGCATAGAAGCCTCTCACATATCCGTCCTATGGTCAAGGTAGAAAATTGTTTTGGATTGCAAAATGCCATTGCTTATGCCATTGTATTGCCCCTACCTTATAAGATTTGATCTTTATATTTAGCTTTGGGTATCTCATGCGGTATTCTCTATGTAGCCACCTACAGATCCGACGTCCTCTTTAAACAGCCCTGCTGTCAGTGCTGGTCCCATAATATCTGATGTGACAGAGACTTTACCCACCAACTCAGTGACTGCACAGCCTAATGCTGATGGGGAAAGGTAAAGATCCATGACACACATGTAGAACATTTCTTTCTATTTGTAAACTTTTTTAGCTCCATATTTTGCTTTGTTGCCTTGGTCCTGTTACCTTGCCACCATTGTAAGCCTAGCTGACCTTAGTAGTGGataatatatgaatatatacttCATTGTATTATATTTCTATGGTCTCTTAAAAGTTGCTGTAAGTGGAATTACATCTGAAGTCTAAGAAAAAATGTGACAACTTGACCTTGAAGGCATGATAAATTTCAACAATTtctatcatctttttttttttttacctctgagTTGTGCTATTTATTAAAGATGGACCTGTGTTCATTGGGTGCTCTTTTATTTCTAGGGGTAAGTGTCTTCTCCTGATTAAGGAAGAACCCATCAGTCCTGTAGTAAAAGGATCATCAGAAGCAGATGTCTCGCTAAGTGGCTGCAGTGCATGCTCTGACCCACCAGTGTTGCCAGTTGCAATGGTCCAATCTATACTGGAAGGAAAAGAAagttgtagcccatcccagctcTCAGGATCCCAGCAACTGGAGGCACGAGGAAGGAGGAATCCCGTAGACAGGTTAATGGATATTTTGTTTTATTACTGTACCTAAGCCATTGGACATGATATTCTAACTTACTGTATGCTTAGATTAGAGTAGACCCATATGGGGTGCATGCAACTTATTACCCACCATAGGCATGATgcaaatacatatttatttactGTAGGTTCAAAATGCTTCCATCCAGTTTATTAATTTGGTCCTTAGCTAGCCAATAACCTTTTGACAATGTGGAGCCCAAAAGCCGAATCCCATATTATATGTTTATACATGTGGTCCCACGAGGGATTTATACAATGTAAGGCCATGttgacatggcgtaagacaccggctgttccgtgactcggccgggtcacgtaatggccggtgtcagagaagatcatcctggctggtactgcagtaccggctggatgatcttcactgctgctgaattcggatgcgggcgcatcagtgtgcgcccgcatctaaatttcccgctgcacacaatggagcgtgcggctccattgtgtgaactgacaggttttctgcggccgctattcaatgaatagcagctgtaaaaaacttttaaaaaagttttttgcagcatcgctagggatcccggccggagtgtatactatgtgtatacactccggccgggattccatagaaggcagcactacgtaagttccgtagtaaattggcaacaacgtctgtgattattacgtaacttacagtacgtagtgtgaacatagcctagcatcGTATTTGTTTTTGTAGCTTCTGCATGATAACGAGTCCTCCTTAGCCTACTTGAAATCAGAATATTTATGGGGTTTTCATGTTCTGTTAtattatactgtgcagtatattccagtatttagtgtacagtatatgcagtaaTCCTATTATTGTGGCCTAGGTGCATTACTTTAAGTTTATCAGAACTAAATGTTCTTGGTCATGTCCCTTCCTATGCTGCCAGTCAGTCAAGGGTTTACAAATTTTTTCTGTATTTCCCTGGAGAGCTATAGAGGCCCCTTTAGTCCTGAGCCCGATGTATATTCCCCTCCGATAACAAAGAGACTTAGGAATGAGGAAATACTGTAGTTGCAATGTCTACCTGCTGTAGCTGTGTCAGAACTTATACAATACATACATGAACACATTAACTGTATCTATTCCTTTTCTTAGGCAAGAGCTGCCAGACTCTCTGGACAGTACTGATGTCAGTTTGGAAGGACTACAGTTGCTGCTCAGAAGTCAGCATTATAGTCTGGATTCTGCATCCGTTCTTGATGTAGGTATTCTATATCtagagtacatatatatatatatatatatatatatatatatatatatatatatcaagtaaAATCTAtgaattatgggggagatttctcaaacatggtgtaaagtgaaactggccctagcaaccagattccacttttcattttccaaagagtctgtgaggaatgaaaagtggaatctgattggttgctaggggcaactgagccagtttcactttacacgatgtttgagaaatctccccctatatctttagaATATTTTAAGATGTTGATGGAAGATTAAAACATTGCATTcatgcaggggcatagctaggattcatggggccccatccCATGAATCCTGTGCGGACAAATACGTATGACCCTATGACCCTATGGGTTACTTCTTCTCTTCCTTAGTTCTATGGTCCAGGAGGGGGGGAGCTGCTGTGCGGCTCTGTGGTCCTGGTccgctggcgggggggggggggggggatgggggggtgctgTAGGGCTCCATGGTGAAGGGGGGATTGTGGGGGAGGGCAATGATGCTGGTGGCACTGTGcctgggggggggtcgggggacaATGTGTGGCTCCATGGTCCAGCCGGAGAAGGTTTGCAGGCAGCAGGGGTGCTGGTGGCAGCTGCTGTGTGGCACTGTGCTCTGAGGAAGGTGTGGTCCGTTGGAGGGGTGGTGGCTTCTGCGCAGCTATGTGGTCTGGGAGGGAAGAGTTACTGGTAGCGGCATGCTGTGCTGTGCAGTGTTTGGCAAGCACTGGTGGTCCACTGTCCGGTGGATGCAAGGGGGTTTAATGATCTGTGATCAGTAGCTAGTGCCATGGGGGCAGACCACACTCTGCCCGGGCCTCCCCTGccacacaggccccatagcagctgcgtggtctgccttcatggtagctatgccactgcattCATGGAACAAAGTtaaaaggccctgttacacagagcgataatctgcccaaccAGGCTGCccattcagcagattattgctccatgtaatgaagacaacgatcagccaaagaaacgatcattggctcataatgtctttcaacatgctgaaaaatcatTGACCGACGACTGTGCGTCGCTGTGTGTAATATCGATGTAAATCTTTGGAACCTGtcactgatagtaacatggaggaagcAGAGACCCGGGAACAGAAGTGCTTAACTGACAGCTTCTACTGACTTGTTCTTCCGATCAGTGGGGTTTTAACACCCAGAACCCATCCAATCAAATCTTGGCACACCTTGCAATTGTCTTGTTAAATAACAGTAAATGCTTTAAATTCAGCTTATTCCCAAATCTTTGCTCTCTACAAGTTCCCCAAAGTGTTTCTAATTTTAAATCTGCCATTTTAAAGCTGACCATGCACATAGACTTACGGCACATTTAGTTGAAATTGTGAATTTCCATTTCATTATTTCACAATTATACATATACTGTCTAATAGAAAGGTGAGCTGTCAGGCTGGATTCTTTTTGGCCATTATTAGCTAAATATAATCAGAAATAGCATGACTGCTGGATCACTGCTTTGAGGCCAGTCCTAATCTTAAATGCTATCTCAACATGCATGCTTCTCTGACAGGATGCAGGAAAACAGAATTTGGCGTTgtccacacacagtattttgaacACTTTTTCcgacagtcttttggtcagtatttgaagCCAAAATCAAGAGTTGACCGGACAggtcaaaattataatggaatgatttgcacagtttctgtgttttcaacccatttctagttttggttgaaaaaatactgaccaaaagactgatataATAGGACAGTAGCCTAtgtacacttgatcttagccaaaaagcCGAATGGTTTCCCCATTTACTTATACTCATTTAAAAAAGAGCACCATGAATTTTAGTAGTTTAGTGTGATCCTCCTAGTTAAGAAAATATCACTTTCCCTatataaaagtttttcttttaatgTCCTAGCTATATACCCATTTATATTTTAGGGGGTGTAAATTATAGCATACGGTATGGTTAAACAGTGATACTTTTTGCAGGTATTCAGTGCTGGCCTCTGTGTAGGTGAATGGGCTCTTCCTGCCATGGATACCAGTCTATCACCGGTGAGAATATAATAAATGCACTACATTTTGCTAAATATATAGTTTGTGGTCTTGTGTAACTGATCAATGGTTTGTATTCAGATACAACAGCTCTCAGTCGATCTGGAGAGGAATGTAGCTGAAATGCCACCTAAAGAGTTGAATCCACAATTTAACTCCGCTTGCTCAGGTAAGTCCGACACGTGAAAGTAAAAGTTGTGATCAAGCTACTGTACTCAATGAATGGCGGGCACTGATGAACTCTCCTCTTGCCAATTCTGTTAAGTGTGGGAGACAACCGGTGAATCTGATAGCTGGGGCCCCAAATACAAAAAGTCCCCTCAAACAGTTTGAACATTTTAAACACTGTCAAAATATGTGTGTATTTTGGACAAATATTAGAACGTAAACTTTCCAAAAAAGTGTCCTTTGCAATAAGCCATTTTTGGCCTATAGCTCTTGCTTCAGCTCAAAAACATctttaaaaaagacaaaaaaagcaCATCAACAAATGACCCAAAAAACaagaacaaatgaaaaaaaaatccaaaaggcATAGAGCAGGATccgtaaaacaaacaaaaaaaacattctgtacagtatcctttttttaacatgtcaatgTATAACAGAATGTACAGTGGAGGTATCCTTCTTGGAGTTTCCCAAAGTATAAAAACATGGCTTCAAAGGAACATTAGAAATTAAAGGTATGCACTTAATGTATTTGCCTTTATGAAAAATATGAAATGCACAGCTTATATAGATTTCTTCTGTGTATTTTGACTCTTTTGACCATGTATTTTAATGTGGTTTAGTTACAGATTAGCCCCATtgaatgtgaacccagcccaagagacctattacacggagcgataatctgccgaatcagccaACTCAGCAGATCCTCGTTACATGTAATAGATagaaacaatgatcagctgatgacaatgatcatcagctgatgatTGGACGCTGGGTGAGCATTGCTATATTCCACGCCGCGGCACtgtcacagtgattggctgagcggcctgtccctTCAGACACAGCTGGGAGGGAACAGAAGCTAGCAGGACAGCAGCGAGTGCAGAGAAGCATGTATAGTTTATTATTATACAactgtaatacggccctaagaaaGCAACTATGGGGCTGAAAAAAATTAGGCCAAGGCCTTATTCTGTGAAACGGCATTGTGCATTTATACAGTATCTAAAAAATTTTTATCCACATAATTTCTTTGTGCTTATCACAAAGACTTTTTGGGAGGTCATATAGAAAAGTTGCTCTCCAAAGTCAACCAACTAACTAGCacctgcttaaagcgactctgtacccacaatctgaccccccccccccccgccccaaaccactagtaccttcggatagctgcttttaatccaagatctgtgctgggatccatttggcaggtgatgagttattgccctaaaaaactacttttaaacttgcagtcctgtgtcaaattgatgtATCctagtgtgtatgccctaggattgcagtgcccctccacccctcctcatcactaggaacgccCCCGGGCAgggtttttcctattcatcacctgtctgaacactgcacaggtgccttaacgatccagctcatctgcagtgttcacacaggtaataaataggagaaattgttctaggggcatccctaatgatgaagagggcagggaggagggacggtggggtgtcgcaatcctagggcatgggcactctaggccacgccaatttgacacagggctgcaagcttaaaagttgttttttaggacaataactgcatcccctgccgaacggaccccaggacagatcttggattaaaagcaaccaTCCGAAGGTACTGGCGGTCTGGgcggggggacagattgtgggtacagagtcactttaaagagcaaAGTCACCTGGCCAATATGGTTGGTTCTTAAAATTGCTATTCTGACAATGATATAAAGCTTCACTCCAGCTTACAGATCTCAAAGGACGACGCAAGCACAATATTATAAAAAAGGATTGATCCAGTGTATAAGAACCCAATAAAAGCTTTATGTTCAGTCAGAAATATTTAATGTCTGAATAAACATGAAGCTTTTATTGGAATCTTCTGCACTGGATCAATCCTTTCTTGGTGAAATTAAACTGAAGTGTACAGCAATTATGTGGCTTCTAATTTTTATGGCTACTCAATAgatttctgatgttttttaagGAAAAGAACCCAATCTGGATAATACAGTGCCTTTCCTGACAGAAGACATGGTGAACCTAGCAGGATCCTCATCACTATTTGGTGCAGATGACAATGTGGCTTCTTACCTCTCCAGTGGGGTCCTTCAAGGAGATGCCACCCTTAGATTGCACCCTCCCGATGAGAGGAATGAGTGACCTTCAAAATTTAACATATATGTAATACATAAGAGTGCCACTTTACTGAAACACTGCATATATAATGAATGAAAATGGAcctactgcactgtatacagtaccTTCTCATAGCATTAGGATGCCAGGAATGAGCAATATTATATTTTTGCAATTCTGGTCTACAGCATCTTAGACTTAGGTTCAAGGGTCCAAGCCTGGACCTATGGAAAAAGAAATGTCAATTTACCACTTTTATCTTCATTCCCTGCAGACACAATATGAAAGTACTGGATGATGGTGGTTTGATAGAAGTCAAATTGAATGTAATTTCTTCTGTCAATTGCTTGAAAAATAGCTTTAATGTCAATTCTTCCAGTTCTTTGAATAGGGACTGTTGTAATTATATGTATCATAGTAATATATATTGCAGAAGGTTCATTTTCAGCAGGGGAGGGGTGGATTCTGTGTGTAAAGCACACTCAGGTTTGAATGTATGAAAAGTAACGGGATTCACATACAAACTACTGTATAAAACCATACACCAAAATGTATAACCTCTTTAGAGCCATCAATACTTTGCACAAGAATAGTACATTTCTCTtggcttttaaggggttaatccaatTGATGTATGGTTCATTTAGCATTATTGTAGGTGATCCCGTTAGACCTCACTGCCCCGACGAGGAGGGAAATGGGGTATTGCTGAATGTAATGAGTTACCTGCCGTGAGTCTCTAAGGAATCTGAGAAGcgctagtaatttttttttttgtaattttggacTAAggtcaattttattttatttttttaacaaagttgagctttgttcttttttatttatatacatatagatatacatgtgtagatatatatctataataATATATACTTGTGTTTACATTTAGAACAGTATATTGATACATGAAATCTTTACTAGTTTCATATATTTCTGGGTTTCATTGTAACTTGACAGCATtctatgttaaccccttcagtacCAGAGCACCTATTAGACCATTGAGGGTTAATTTGCTGCTTTGCCATCTACTCCCCTGCCATACTGCTTCCTGGTCAGGTTCTTTTCTACTACTGCTATGGTTTGTGTATATTTTCAATAACCCTAGAATACTCTCAATTATCCCATTTCCCCTATTTTAGCTTTTTTTCCATTGTAGGGATGTCTTTCCAAGTCTGTAATGCTAACATTATTGTCATCCATCAAGATTTGTTGGGTCATGGTTTTATAGCCATTCCCTCCTGTTTATGGGGCCCTGCCCCTTCTCAACAAGCTCCAGCTCCAATGAGGCTTGGCACAAGATTATATGACTTTTGGGTGATGTGTAGCCAGCCACAGACCTTAATAAATTTCACTTAAAGTGTCTAAAATATGTGTACCCTAAAATGCATGTATTAGAAATAACCTATGGAAAGTACTTTGCTGCttcctacattacattacattttttcatgTTCTTTACCAGGGCATCAGGAGTGCGGACATATACCTTGTGGGACATACTTTCTTCCATTCCTTCCTGCAGTTAACCATATGacaggctgctaatgcactagtCCCACTGCTATTCCCATATTGTCTATACAAATGTCCCTGCTCATAGGAATCTAATAGTTAATGAAAATATACATGGATGTATATTTTACGTGCCAATTCTGTTTTTAACAGTAAGACTTGAAGTGTAgtgttatattaatatatatatatatttcttgctTGTCTGATATTTCTATGCAAGCATTGCAATTTCCAGTGTGCATTGAAGGGCTGAGTGCTTGAGGTCTTTAGATAACTCATATGTTCTTTATGGGACTGGTGCATTAACAGATGCCTTAAAAGATTATCTCCATCAGGTCAAGATTTATTTACCATCTTTCTACAGTTTAGGAAAATGTCAATGTTTCCACCTTACGCATttgtaaatacagtggtgccttggattacgagcataattggttccaggactgcgtttgtaatccaaatcgactcttaaaccaaagcaaattttcccataagaaatcatagaaatgcagacaattggttccacaccccaaaaataatgatttattattctgaataacatgtaaaactaatgaaacaaacattcagaaacagcagaata is a genomic window of Dendropsophus ebraccatus isolate aDenEbr1 chromosome 4, aDenEbr1.pat, whole genome shotgun sequence containing:
- the HSF4 gene encoding heat shock factor protein 4 encodes the protein MQESANSLAMDGYCSNVPAFLTKLWTLVEDPETNHLICWSVNGTSFHVFDQGRFAKEVLPKYFKHNNMASFVRQLNMYGFRKVVNIEQGGLVKPERDDTEFQHLYFLQGHEHLLEHIKRKVSVVKSEETKLRHEDVSRLLYEVQSLRSQQENTECQMQDMKQQNEVLWREVVSLRQNHSQQQKIINKLIQFLFGQLPPGPSSTGIKRKIPLMLDDGNSALPLSKFSRHLPVDSLHDPYYIQSPPTDPTSSLNSPAVSAGPIISDVTETLPTNSVTAQPNADGERGKCLLLIKEEPISPVVKGSSEADVSLSGCSACSDPPVLPVAMVQSILEGKESCSPSQLSGSQQLEARGRRNPVDRQELPDSLDSTDVSLEGLQLLLRSQHYSLDSASVLDVFSAGLCVGEWALPAMDTSLSPIQQLSVDLERNVAEMPPKELNPQFNSACSEDMVNLAGSSSLFGADDNVASYLSSGVLQGDATLRLHPPDERNE